A single Candidatus Chlamydia corallus DNA region contains:
- a CDS encoding autotransporter domain-containing protein has product MKFMKVLNQWIYRRDLWVTTFLLTAVPGSFANALVDIAGEPRMSAEATGVSGDGKIIVGMKTPDDPFSRVVGFQYVNGHLETLEALSLRSSVFPHAVTPDGTIIVGTNYDFMMGSVPVKWVNGKISELPLLPGGIEASAEAISADGRVIVGNGNINLGASSAVKWEDGVATQLKALPSSMNAYAHGVSGDGSIIVGTMVDVEWRNTAVKWTTDQVIAIGNLGGATSSAKAISTDGTVIVGGAENKDFHTHAYAYKNGTMSDLGTLGGFYSLANAVSSDGSVIVGVATNSDHKKHAFQYADGKIVDLGTLGGDESYAQGVSGDGKVIIGKAQIPSGDWHAFLCPFQAPSPGPVQGGSTIVTSQRSRGMVDINTTYSSLKNSQVTLQRLLTQYGAKIYGGSSGVPSFASVRNRSWEQVSSLQNDVQKGTVLSYSSQIYGNLQQNQLLTGAFMDWKLASDPKASFKVAFSYGSQDVIVGRAALAYTEQGLGKSVFSGFGGQVQGRYDLPLGGTIVMQPFMGLQVLHVSREGYSEHNVLFPVSYNSVAYSAATGFVGAHVFASLTPEIKAVATLGLEQDLSSHVDDFTGLVSTLGHFVIENSAPISLRSFTSLTMYYDLPQQQSVTLSVAMNQQ; this is encoded by the coding sequence ATGAAATTTATGAAAGTCCTCAATCAATGGATTTATCGAAGAGATCTTTGGGTAACAACATTCTTGCTAACAGCAGTTCCAGGATCTTTTGCAAACGCTCTTGTAGATATAGCAGGAGAACCTCGGATGTCTGCTGAAGCAACAGGAGTTTCTGGAGATGGTAAAATTATCGTAGGAATGAAGACCCCAGATGATCCTTTTAGTAGAGTTGTCGGATTTCAGTATGTAAATGGGCACTTAGAAACCTTAGAGGCACTGAGTCTTAGATCATCTGTATTCCCTCATGCTGTAACTCCTGATGGGACAATTATTGTAGGTACGAATTATGACTTTATGATGGGTAGCGTTCCTGTGAAGTGGGTAAATGGCAAGATTTCAGAACTCCCGTTACTCCCTGGTGGCATAGAGGCCTCAGCAGAGGCTATTTCTGCAGATGGAAGAGTGATTGTAGGTAATGGCAATATAAATCTTGGAGCTTCTAGTGCTGTGAAATGGGAAGATGGAGTGGCTACACAACTTAAAGCTCTTCCAAGTTCTATGAATGCATATGCCCATGGAGTCTCTGGAGATGGTTCTATCATTGTAGGAACCATGGTAGATGTTGAATGGCGAAACACTGCAGTGAAATGGACGACCGATCAGGTCATCGCCATTGGTAATTTAGGAGGAGCTACCTCTAGTGCTAAAGCAATTTCAACAGACGGCACTGTGATTGTAGGAGGTGCTGAAAATAAAGATTTCCATACACATGCCTATGCTTATAAAAACGGCACTATGAGTGATCTAGGGACTCTTGGAGGTTTTTATTCTCTAGCAAATGCAGTATCTTCGGATGGTTCTGTCATTGTAGGTGTAGCTACTAACTCTGATCACAAAAAACACGCTTTCCAATATGCTGATGGAAAAATAGTGGATTTAGGAACTTTAGGTGGTGATGAGTCTTACGCTCAAGGTGTCTCTGGAGATGGTAAGGTTATTATCGGTAAAGCTCAAATACCATCTGGAGATTGGCATGCATTCCTCTGTCCTTTCCAAGCTCCAAGTCCTGGTCCTGTCCAAGGGGGAAGCACCATCGTAACCAGCCAACGTTCTCGTGGAATGGTAGATATTAACACTACGTACTCCTCATTAAAAAATAGTCAGGTGACACTTCAAAGATTGCTCACGCAATATGGTGCAAAAATCTATGGTGGTTCCTCAGGGGTTCCTTCTTTTGCAAGTGTTAGAAATAGGAGCTGGGAACAAGTTTCTTCGCTGCAAAATGATGTCCAGAAAGGGACTGTTTTAAGTTACAGTTCTCAGATTTATGGTAATCTGCAACAGAACCAGTTGCTTACAGGAGCTTTTATGGATTGGAAACTCGCCTCAGATCCTAAGGCAAGCTTTAAAGTAGCTTTCAGCTACGGTTCTCAAGATGTTATTGTAGGACGCGCGGCTCTTGCTTACACAGAACAAGGCTTAGGAAAAAGTGTCTTTTCAGGTTTTGGAGGACAAGTTCAAGGACGTTATGATCTCCCTTTGGGAGGGACTATTGTTATGCAACCCTTTATGGGACTTCAAGTCCTTCACGTTAGTAGAGAGGGATATTCTGAGCATAACGTACTGTTTCCTGTAAGCTATAATTCTGTAGCATACTCAGCAGCTACAGGTTTTGTTGGTGCTCATGTATTTGCTTCGTTAACACCAGAAATAAAAGCAGTAGCAACGCTAGGTTTAGAGCAAGATCTTAGTTCGCATGTAGATGATTTTACGGGATTGGTCTCTACATTGGGACACTTTGTTATAGAAAATTCTGCACCGATCTCTTTAAGATCTTTTACTTCGCTTACTATGTACTACGACTTGCCGCAACAACAGTCGGTGACATTGTCAGTAGCTATGAACCAACAGC
- a CDS encoding autotransporter domain-containing protein: protein MRIHRELSKRHSQKHLCQWSACTLLFIIPNYECSANDLIDLNIDTEPLITSVSGDGSLAVGTLRKLGSNPGQYQPFKYDLPTRTLTTLNVEVTGESGYAYGISYDGTVILGACRVAAATYNAAKWAADGTRTKLDGLTGAKHNEAHKISKDKKVIIGLSQDTSGNFRAVTWKNGATTATQLPDITGGSENSYAHGVSDDGSIIVGTVQSSTTKKNLAVKWENNTVTSLGTLGGIGSVALSVSGDGKVIVGSANTTTVTTGGVQETHAYMYKDNKMIDLGTLGGTNSLATAVSGDGAVIVGSAHTLDNETHAFQYYDGVMKDLGTLGGLSSTAAAVSADGKLILGRSQIAGGDWHVFMCYTDFASKKMLDLDNTYETLEENHGQLNSLFNLQNMMLRRASEHEFTEFGKNNIALGVGFYVNALQSVSSNLATQYIGMAYKVHPEYRFGIFLDHNFSAHIPNNFNVSHNKLWVGAFIGWRDSNALGSSVKASFGYGKQKVTITREKLENTELGSGESHFEGATAQIEGRYGTRLGAGVRVQPFLGLQFTRITRDEYDEYTEDRVHFPVHYDPVDYSTGVIYLGLGSHVALVDSLHVSTRMGMEQNFAAHIDKFSGSIPSVGNFAFEKLNITKTRAFAEMHVNLELSYLQSLNLILIVNQQPLRGVMGFSSDLRYSVGF from the coding sequence GTGCGCATACATCGAGAATTGTCGAAACGTCATTCACAAAAGCACCTTTGTCAATGGTCTGCTTGTACCTTACTCTTTATTATTCCTAATTATGAATGCTCTGCAAACGATCTTATAGATCTCAACATAGATACAGAACCTTTGATAACATCTGTTTCTGGAGATGGTTCTCTTGCTGTTGGCACACTTCGTAAACTTGGATCTAATCCAGGACAGTATCAGCCATTTAAATATGACTTACCTACTCGAACACTAACAACACTTAATGTAGAAGTCACAGGCGAAAGTGGCTATGCTTATGGCATATCATACGACGGCACTGTCATTCTCGGGGCCTGTAGGGTGGCTGCAGCAACGTACAATGCTGCTAAATGGGCTGCTGACGGGACTCGGACAAAACTAGATGGACTTACAGGAGCTAAGCACAATGAAGCTCACAAAATTTCTAAAGATAAGAAGGTTATAATAGGCTTGTCACAAGATACATCTGGGAATTTTAGAGCTGTTACCTGGAAGAATGGAGCAACGACGGCTACACAATTGCCAGATATTACAGGAGGCTCTGAAAATTCTTATGCTCATGGAGTCTCTGATGACGGCTCTATCATTGTCGGCACTGTACAAAGTAGTACCACGAAAAAAAACCTCGCTGTGAAATGGGAAAACAATACTGTTACTTCCCTGGGAACTTTAGGCGGCATTGGTTCCGTAGCACTCTCTGTTTCTGGCGACGGAAAAGTGATAGTTGGCTCTGCTAATACGACTACTGTAACAACGGGTGGAGTTCAAGAAACACATGCGTACATGTATAAAGATAACAAAATGATAGATTTAGGGACTTTAGGTGGTACAAATTCTCTAGCAACAGCAGTCTCTGGAGACGGTGCTGTCATTGTAGGTAGTGCGCACACATTAGACAACGAGACACACGCTTTTCAGTATTATGATGGAGTCATGAAAGATTTAGGGACTTTAGGTGGTTTAAGTTCTACAGCAGCAGCAGTCTCTGCGGATGGTAAACTTATCCTAGGAAGATCACAAATCGCTGGCGGTGATTGGCATGTGTTCATGTGTTACACTGATTTCGCATCTAAAAAAATGCTTGATCTCGATAATACCTATGAAACTTTGGAAGAGAATCATGGTCAGCTTAACTCCCTATTCAACCTACAAAATATGATGTTACGGAGAGCCTCTGAACATGAGTTCACAGAGTTTGGAAAGAATAACATAGCTCTTGGTGTGGGATTCTATGTAAATGCCTTGCAGAGCGTGTCTAGCAATTTGGCGACACAATATATTGGAATGGCGTACAAGGTACATCCTGAATATCGTTTCGGCATATTTTTAGATCACAATTTTAGTGCTCATATCCCTAATAATTTTAACGTAAGCCATAACAAACTATGGGTGGGAGCCTTTATTGGATGGCGTGATTCTAATGCTTTAGGATCTAGTGTAAAGGCATCTTTTGGCTATGGAAAACAAAAGGTCACTATTACTAGAGAGAAGTTAGAGAATACAGAACTAGGTAGTGGAGAGAGCCATTTTGAAGGGGCAACTGCTCAGATAGAAGGACGTTATGGTACAAGGCTCGGAGCAGGTGTTAGAGTACAGCCTTTCTTAGGATTACAATTTACACGCATTACAAGGGACGAATATGACGAATATACTGAAGATAGAGTCCATTTTCCTGTACACTATGATCCTGTAGATTATTCTACAGGAGTCATTTATTTAGGATTAGGATCACATGTTGCACTTGTTGATTCTTTACATGTATCTACACGTATGGGCATGGAACAAAATTTTGCTGCTCATATTGACAAATTCTCAGGATCGATACCTTCTGTTGGGAACTTTGCTTTTGAAAAACTAAACATTACTAAGACAAGAGCATTTGCTGAAATGCATGTCAACTTAGAGCTCTCTTATTTACAGTCTCTAAATCTTATTTTAATCGTTAATCAACAGCCTCTACGGGGCGTTATGGGATTTTCTAGTGATCTTAGGTATTCGGTAGGATTTTAA
- a CDS encoding PP2C family protein-serine/threonine phosphatase: MIPFTKTIGFRLWLACAVAIIAPLGINIVWLNLDQYRTTVSAISTTLKENAAFKANTLTQIVPLNVDVLSLFSDVLDLDAGIPDTPNILLSNEMQKVFQGTYSEISLIKTLSNGDKIVVASSVPEHLGENYNHKIDIPENTPFLAALKQSPRNQEVFSVMQANIFDAKTQELQGVLYTTFSAESLLKDLLINKQAYLTVQTAILSKYGVILKASDPALHLHTVYPDVTKEKFCQVFLNDDICPIDSKLSPLILSPLSIGNNFYSFKIKDTEIWGFIENVPSLDIAVLSYARKEESFAPLRRRAKMYTAYFFCILLGSLIAFIVAKRLSLPIRKLATAMIESRKHTNYLYTDDSLGFEINRLGHIFNAMVNNLHQQQSLAKTNFEMKESAQNALYLGEQAQQRLLPNTLPTYPHTELAKAYIPAITVGGDFFDVFVVGEGSESRLFLIVADASGKGVNACGYSLFLKNMLRTFLSRSLSLQAAIQETSRLFYNNTKTSGMFVTLCVYCYHQASNTMEYYSCGHPPGCYLDIDGETSFLFHPGMALGFLPEVPNITSKSFHPKPGSLFILYSDGITEAYNSNNDMFGEERLQQTVQGLVGKSAGDAVHSLMLSVKTFVGNSHQHDDITLLILKVLEP; this comes from the coding sequence ATGATCCCTTTTACTAAAACAATAGGGTTCCGTTTGTGGTTGGCTTGCGCCGTTGCTATTATTGCTCCTCTAGGGATCAATATTGTCTGGTTAAACTTAGACCAATACCGCACAACAGTTTCTGCTATCTCTACTACACTAAAAGAAAACGCTGCTTTCAAAGCTAATACTCTAACTCAGATTGTCCCTTTGAATGTTGATGTTCTATCTCTATTTTCTGATGTTTTAGATTTAGATGCTGGGATTCCAGATACTCCTAATATTCTTCTTAGCAATGAGATGCAGAAAGTATTCCAGGGCACTTATAGTGAAATCTCCTTAATTAAGACACTCTCTAATGGAGATAAAATTGTTGTTGCTTCTAGCGTGCCTGAACACTTAGGGGAAAACTATAATCACAAAATAGACATTCCTGAGAATACTCCATTTTTAGCAGCCTTAAAACAATCGCCTAGAAATCAGGAAGTCTTTTCTGTAATGCAAGCCAACATTTTTGATGCCAAAACTCAAGAACTGCAAGGAGTTTTATATACTACTTTCAGCGCAGAAAGCTTACTCAAAGATCTCCTAATAAACAAACAAGCCTACCTGACTGTACAAACTGCCATCCTTTCAAAATATGGAGTCATCTTAAAAGCTTCTGATCCTGCTCTTCATCTACATACCGTCTACCCTGATGTGACGAAAGAAAAATTCTGCCAAGTTTTTCTCAATGACGACATCTGCCCTATAGACTCAAAATTAAGTCCTCTAATTCTATCCCCCCTTAGCATTGGAAATAATTTCTATTCTTTTAAAATCAAAGATACAGAGATTTGGGGTTTCATTGAAAATGTCCCCAGTCTGGATATTGCAGTCCTTTCTTATGCCAGGAAAGAAGAGAGCTTCGCTCCTTTACGGCGCAGAGCTAAGATGTACACTGCCTACTTCTTTTGTATTCTCTTAGGAAGTCTCATTGCCTTTATTGTAGCAAAACGATTGTCCTTACCAATCAGAAAACTTGCTACAGCTATGATAGAATCTAGAAAACATACAAACTATCTTTATACTGATGACTCTTTAGGGTTTGAGATCAACAGGCTTGGCCATATTTTTAATGCCATGGTGAATAACCTCCACCAACAGCAATCCCTTGCCAAGACTAATTTTGAGATGAAAGAAAGCGCGCAGAACGCTTTATATTTAGGAGAGCAAGCACAGCAAAGACTTCTTCCTAATACTCTTCCTACCTATCCTCATACAGAACTAGCAAAGGCCTATATCCCTGCAATTACTGTTGGAGGAGATTTTTTCGATGTCTTTGTGGTAGGAGAAGGTTCGGAGTCACGCTTATTCCTTATTGTTGCTGACGCCTCAGGGAAAGGTGTAAACGCTTGTGGGTATTCGCTATTTCTAAAAAATATGCTCAGAACGTTTCTTTCTCGTTCTTTATCTCTCCAAGCTGCGATCCAAGAAACGTCACGTTTATTTTATAACAATACAAAAACCTCTGGAATGTTTGTGACTCTCTGTGTGTACTGTTACCATCAAGCTTCCAACACTATGGAATATTATTCTTGCGGACATCCTCCTGGCTGTTACTTAGATATTGATGGCGAGACCTCTTTTCTATTCCATCCTGGAATGGCTTTGGGCTTCCTTCCTGAAGTTCCTAACATTACCTCAAAGTCATTTCATCCAAAGCCAGGGTCTCTTTTTATTTTATATTCTGATGGCATTACAGAAGCTTATAATAGCAATAACGATATGTTTGGAGAAGAGCGCTTACAACAGACGGTTCAAGGATTGGTAGGGAAAAGTGCTGGCGATGCTGTCCATAGCTTAATGTTGAGCGTAAAAACTTTCGTAGGAAATTCACATCAACATGATGACATCACTTTATTAATATTAAAGGTATTAGAACCATGA
- a CDS encoding regulator of sigma subunit gives MKHTFTKRVLLFFFLVIPIPLLLNLMVVGFFSFSAAKANLVQVLHTHATNLSIEFDKKLTIHKLFLNRLANTLALKSYGAPSTEPYTQAYNEMMALSDTEFSLCLIDPFDGSIKTKNPGDPFIRYLKQHPEMKKKLSIAAGKAFLLTIPAEPLLHYLILVEDIESWDSPTTAGLLVSFYPMSFLQKDLFQSLHITKGNICLVNKYGEVLFCAQNCGTPSAFSLDLPNLPQLQPRSSSAVEIQKAPSILGGENLVSMIINNKRYIGLVLNKIPIQGIFTLSLIPVSDLIYSTLKLPLNICLFYVLAFLLMWWIFSKISTRLNKPLQELTFCMEAAWRGNHNVRFEPQPYGYEFNELGNIFNCTLLLLLNSIEKADIDYQSGEKLQKELGILSSLQSALLSPDFPTFSKVTFSSQHLRGKQLSGHFNGWTVRDDGHTLLGIIGLAGAIGLPSYLYALSARSLFLAYASLDSSLQKISTDTAESFSKTTEGNEATVAMTFIKYSGEDRSIELLSLSEGAPTIFLQRGESFLRLPLQTHETLQPGDRLICVTGDQDIVNYFSQLPIEELLKDPLDPLNTDNLIDSLTMILNNETEHSADGTLTVLSFS, from the coding sequence ATGAAGCATACCTTTACCAAACGTGTTCTACTCTTTTTCTTTTTAGTCATTCCTATTCCCCTACTGCTGAATCTTATGGTAGTAGGATTTTTCTCATTTTCTGCTGCTAAAGCAAATTTAGTACAGGTCCTCCATACCCACGCTACTAACTTAAGTATAGAATTCGACAAAAAACTGACTATCCATAAGCTCTTCCTCAATAGGCTTGCCAACACTTTAGCCTTGAAGTCATATGGAGCTCCTTCTACAGAGCCCTATACACAAGCATACAATGAAATGATGGCACTATCCGATACCGAGTTCTCCTTATGCCTGATAGATCCCTTTGACGGATCTATAAAGACTAAAAATCCAGGGGACCCTTTCATCCGCTATCTAAAACAACATCCCGAAATGAAGAAAAAGCTATCCATAGCTGCGGGAAAAGCCTTTCTGTTAACAATCCCAGCCGAGCCTCTTCTACATTATCTTATCCTAGTTGAAGATATCGAATCTTGGGATTCTCCAACTACTGCAGGGCTTCTCGTAAGTTTCTACCCCATGTCCTTTTTACAGAAAGATTTATTCCAATCGCTGCACATCACAAAAGGAAATATCTGCCTTGTAAATAAGTATGGTGAAGTCCTTTTCTGCGCTCAGAACTGCGGGACTCCCTCTGCATTTTCTCTAGATCTCCCTAATTTACCTCAACTCCAACCAAGAAGCTCCTCTGCCGTAGAGATTCAGAAAGCTCCTTCCATCCTCGGTGGAGAGAACCTGGTCAGCATGATAATCAACAACAAACGTTATATAGGATTGGTACTAAATAAAATTCCTATTCAAGGGATATTCACCCTATCTTTAATTCCAGTTTCTGATCTCATCTATTCAACCTTGAAACTCCCTCTGAATATTTGCTTATTCTACGTACTTGCCTTCCTGCTCATGTGGTGGATTTTCTCTAAGATCAGCACAAGACTTAACAAACCTCTGCAGGAACTTACCTTTTGTATGGAAGCTGCCTGGCGAGGGAACCATAATGTACGGTTTGAACCTCAGCCTTATGGTTATGAATTCAATGAACTAGGAAATATTTTCAATTGTACTCTCCTACTCTTGTTGAATTCCATAGAGAAAGCAGATATCGACTACCAGTCAGGAGAAAAATTACAAAAGGAATTGGGGATTTTATCTTCCCTGCAAAGCGCTCTACTAAGTCCTGATTTTCCTACGTTCTCTAAAGTTACCTTTAGTTCCCAGCATCTTCGAGGAAAGCAGCTTTCAGGCCATTTTAACGGCTGGACAGTCCGAGATGATGGCCATACCCTTCTAGGCATCATAGGCCTCGCTGGTGCTATTGGTCTTCCTTCATACCTCTATGCTTTATCAGCACGGAGCCTTTTTCTTGCCTACGCTTCCTTGGACTCTTCATTACAAAAAATCAGCACCGATACTGCCGAAAGCTTCTCAAAAACGACAGAAGGAAATGAGGCTACAGTCGCGATGACTTTTATTAAATATTCAGGAGAAGATCGATCCATAGAGCTTCTTTCTTTAAGTGAGGGAGCTCCTACAATATTTTTACAACGAGGAGAATCTTTCCTGCGTCTTCCTTTACAGACGCACGAAACGTTACAACCTGGAGATCGCCTTATTTGCGTCACTGGAGACCAAGACATTGTAAATTACTTTTCTCAGCTTCCTATTGAAGAGCTCTTAAAAGATCCCTTAGATCCTCTAAATACAGATAACCTGATTGATTCGTTAACAATGATCTTAAACAACGAAACGGAACATTCCGCAGACGGAACTTTGACTGTCCTTTCCTTTTCATGA
- the sdhB gene encoding succinate dehydrogenase iron-sulfur subunit has translation MENLETFILKIYRGIPGKQYWERFELPLHPGENIISALMEIEKRPINILGEKVNPVVWEQGCLEEVCGSCSILVNGVPRQACTALIQEYIDATQSREIVVAPLTKFPLIRDLIVDRSIMFDNLQSIQGWVAADIEGETFGPRVTQEQQELLYALSQCMTCGCCTEACPQIDNKSSFIGPAAISQARYFNTYPGDKQSKRRWQALMGKGGIEGCGQAHNCVRVCPKKLPLTESISAMGRQIAKFSLKSLFSALFKKKR, from the coding sequence ATGGAGAATCTAGAGACTTTTATTTTAAAAATTTACAGAGGTATTCCAGGTAAGCAATACTGGGAAAGGTTCGAGCTTCCTTTACATCCTGGAGAAAATATCATTAGCGCTCTTATGGAAATTGAAAAGCGTCCGATAAATATCTTAGGGGAAAAGGTCAATCCTGTGGTTTGGGAACAGGGCTGCTTGGAAGAAGTATGTGGGTCATGCTCTATTCTTGTCAATGGAGTCCCTCGTCAGGCATGTACAGCACTTATCCAAGAATATATCGATGCAACGCAATCACGAGAAATTGTCGTTGCTCCTCTTACAAAGTTTCCTTTAATCCGAGATTTGATTGTAGATCGATCCATTATGTTTGATAATCTGCAAAGCATTCAGGGTTGGGTAGCTGCGGATATTGAAGGGGAGACCTTTGGTCCTAGGGTCACTCAGGAACAGCAAGAGCTTCTTTATGCATTATCGCAGTGTATGACGTGCGGTTGCTGTACGGAAGCTTGTCCCCAAATTGATAATAAAAGTAGCTTCATAGGTCCTGCAGCAATTTCTCAAGCGCGTTATTTTAATACCTATCCTGGGGATAAGCAGTCTAAAAGAAGGTGGCAAGCTCTTATGGGCAAAGGAGGAATTGAGGGTTGTGGTCAGGCTCATAACTGTGTACGTGTTTGTCCTAAGAAACTTCCCCTTACGGAAAGTATTTCTGCTATGGGTCGTCAAATTGCGAAGTTTTCTTTAAAAAGTTTATTTTCAGCACTTTTTAAAAAGAAAAGATAG
- the sdhA gene encoding succinate dehydrogenase flavoprotein subunit, with amino-acid sequence MDENRKVIVVGGGLAGLSAAMQLAKFGIIVELVSLTKVKRSHSVCAQGGINAALNLKPEEEDSPYIHAYDTIKGGDFLADQPPVLEMCLAAPRIIRMLDNFGCPFNRGSSGNLDVRRFGGTLYHRTVFCGASTGQQLMYTLDEQVRRRESAGRVIKRENHEFVRLVRDNAGRACGIILMNLFNNRLEILRGDAVIIATGGPGVIFKMSTNSTFCTGAANGRLFLQGMAYANPEFIQIHPTAIPGRDKLRLISESVRGEGGRVWVPGNSSKSIVFPDGSERPCGETGAPWYFLEDMYPAYGNLVSRDVGARAILRVCEAGLGIDGRMEVYLDVTHLPATTRHKLEVVLDIYKKFTGEDPNTVPMRIFPAVHYSMGGAWVDWPAANDPDRDSRFRQMTNIPGCFNCGESDFQYHGANRLGANSLLSCLFAGLVSADEAARFIEAFGASQATSSDFDRALQEEKEENARLLSASGKENIFVLHEEIAKIMVRNVTVKRNNRDLQETMDKLKEFRERLKNVSVLDSSPFANKSFHFVKQMGPMLELALAITKGAFLRNEFRGSHYKPEFPERDDEHWLKTTVAVHASEEPKISYLPVDTRHVAPTLRDYTKSSAGKIELTNIPDNICLPL; translated from the coding sequence ATGGATGAAAATCGAAAAGTGATTGTTGTTGGCGGGGGATTGGCTGGATTATCAGCAGCTATGCAGTTAGCCAAATTTGGGATTATTGTAGAGCTCGTATCTCTGACTAAGGTAAAGCGCTCCCACTCCGTTTGTGCTCAAGGAGGAATTAACGCTGCCTTAAATCTAAAGCCCGAAGAAGAGGATTCTCCCTACATTCACGCCTATGATACAATTAAAGGTGGAGATTTTCTTGCTGATCAGCCCCCTGTCTTGGAAATGTGTCTTGCAGCACCTAGAATCATTAGAATGCTAGATAATTTCGGTTGTCCTTTTAATCGGGGTTCTTCTGGGAACTTGGATGTTCGTAGATTTGGAGGTACGTTATACCACCGCACGGTGTTTTGCGGAGCTTCTACAGGGCAACAGCTTATGTATACCCTAGATGAGCAGGTGCGACGCCGAGAAAGTGCTGGTAGGGTGATAAAACGAGAGAATCATGAATTTGTGCGTTTAGTTAGAGATAATGCAGGACGTGCTTGCGGCATTATATTAATGAATTTATTTAATAATCGTCTCGAGATTTTGCGAGGTGACGCTGTCATTATAGCTACAGGGGGTCCTGGAGTTATTTTTAAGATGTCCACAAACTCTACGTTTTGTACAGGTGCTGCGAACGGAAGACTTTTTTTACAAGGCATGGCATATGCAAATCCAGAGTTTATACAAATTCATCCTACAGCCATTCCTGGGAGGGATAAGTTGCGATTAATTTCAGAGTCTGTGCGTGGTGAGGGTGGTCGTGTTTGGGTTCCTGGAAACTCTTCGAAGTCGATTGTATTTCCTGATGGTTCTGAACGTCCTTGTGGAGAGACAGGAGCTCCTTGGTATTTCTTAGAAGATATGTATCCTGCTTATGGAAATCTTGTAAGCCGTGATGTAGGAGCTCGTGCTATTTTACGTGTGTGCGAAGCTGGGCTAGGAATTGACGGACGCATGGAAGTATACTTAGATGTTACCCATCTGCCAGCCACAACTCGCCATAAGCTAGAAGTTGTTTTGGATATTTATAAGAAATTTACTGGCGAAGACCCCAATACCGTTCCTATGAGGATTTTCCCTGCCGTGCACTATTCTATGGGAGGTGCTTGGGTAGATTGGCCAGCTGCGAATGATCCTGATCGTGACAGTCGATTCCGTCAGATGACGAATATTCCTGGATGCTTTAATTGCGGCGAATCTGATTTCCAATACCACGGAGCCAATCGCTTAGGTGCTAATTCTTTACTTTCCTGTTTGTTTGCGGGTCTTGTTTCTGCAGATGAAGCTGCTCGTTTTATAGAGGCTTTTGGCGCATCTCAGGCAACATCTAGTGATTTTGATCGTGCTCTACAAGAGGAAAAAGAGGAGAATGCTCGTCTTTTATCTGCCTCAGGAAAAGAGAATATTTTTGTTTTGCATGAGGAAATCGCAAAGATTATGGTGCGAAATGTTACGGTAAAACGAAATAATCGAGATCTTCAAGAAACTATGGATAAATTGAAAGAATTTCGTGAGCGATTAAAAAACGTCTCCGTTTTGGATTCCTCACCATTTGCGAATAAATCGTTCCATTTTGTAAAGCAAATGGGCCCCATGTTAGAACTAGCATTAGCGATTACGAAGGGGGCTTTTCTACGCAATGAATTTCGAGGTTCTCATTACAAACCAGAGTTTCCCGAGAGAGATGATGAGCATTGGTTGAAGACTACAGTAGCTGTCCATGCTTCTGAAGAACCTAAGATTTCCTATCTTCCTGTAGATACTCGGCATGTAGCTCCCACTCTCCGGGATTATACAAAATCTTCAGCAGGAAAAATAGAACTAACGAACATTCCAGATAATATCTGTCTACCCTTATAG